cgcaCCACACCGCTGCCCCACgcccctactcaccaccacctcttggccaccgaacccccaccacccaccgctcgtccgACAAGCCGTCTCaccgttgagcccgacgagctgtcTTGCCGTCCGCGCCGCCGTGAGGCACCGCCGCCGTCCCCTGCCgccgtcaccacctcttgctgcCGCTTGCTCGGCCGTCCGGGCCGTTGTTGCTCCCGAACCGTCACCACCTCCGCCCGAACCCGGACGAGTTCCTCGACGAATCTCCACACGGAGTCGGGCCTCAAGTCCCTCGACGAGTTCCTCTCCGGCAAGACCTACATCTCCGGGTAAAGCTCGTCTACAAGAAGCCGGCGAAGAAGACGACCGCATCCCCATCTTCGTCGGCTCGGAGGACCTCGCCTCGCGTGGAACCATGTATCATCCCACCAGAGGCAACGTTCGCGGTGGCAAAGAccgtaagctctctctctctgcatcgtTCTTTTTAAGCTCTTGAGCATTTGTGTTGTATTCTCTTTGCTCGATTCGAAAGCGTGGGGCTTTGAAGCTTGGGCTGGCTTTCGCCTCCTCGACAACAAGATTCTCACCCTCAAGGTCTGTCCCTCTCTTTGGACGTCGATGGCTTTGGTTGGATTTGCTAGGGCTCGTGGCGCGGGTTTACTTGTTGTTGGGGGCTTCTGTGCTTCGGCTCGTGCGCGAGGGTTTCTTTTGAATCTTAATTTGGGGTCCGTGCATTGATGGGGGTTTTGATGGGATTTcgtttgtttttctgttttgtgATGGTAGGAGGAGATGCAGAGGGGACGAATCTGGAGCCGGAGTCGTATAAGGAGAATATAAAGGAGAATCAAGGGAAGATTAAGCTCAACAAGCAACTCCCTTACTTAGTCGGCAGTATTCTACTCTTTAATGTTTAATGTATGCTTCTGCTTTGGGCAGGATGCAAGGATATTGATGATGCCCTGCACTATACAGCCCTTTCCAAtggaaattttgaagttggagtTATCCTTAGTCTAGTACATCATACTTTCATAAAGGGGGCCTTTGACAGTTGAGGCTTTTTTTGTGCAGTAGCAAATATGGGAAGGACATGGATAGATATGAAGAATACAGTAAAGCAGTACCAGCAATATTGGTGGCTGCTTTCACTCTCTCTTTGTGACAAAGCTCAACTTGCAGGTTATGCCTTTCCCATGTAATGCTGCCATTCCATTTTCTTTGTGACTCATGATGCTTCTTGGTCCAACATATTGGCATTATACATGTGGCAATGGGATTGacacgttttctttttttgtatcaGGAGAATATGCACTTGATAGATTATGTCATTGCAAGCGAATGGGTTCAACCTCAGTGGCTGAAATTTTTGTTTGCCTTGCTTTATAACCTCAGCATCCTCTTTTACAGGAATAAGCAAGTAGAAGAGGTCAGTGGAAAAATGTCTTTGAAAAATTGATAGCTGAAAATGACAATTTACTTGCTTTGCCCATAACATGTTGAAATGTGATTGAGCGACAAACATGTAATTTCTCTATGACGCTGAGATTGGCTTTGCTTATCATGATGATTTTACCCCATGAATAATTACTCAATTCTCTTTTCATAAGAGTCATGTAAGAGCCAAACAAAGTTGCTTATAAGTAGAAATATATTATGTGAGAGGAGCCAAGATGTCTGTGTTTAACAACAAGGACATCAATTTTTGAGCAGACATATTAACAAAGCATCCTATTGTTTAATcagcaaccaaagaaaaaaaaaaaggcaatgatCACTTCTGTAAACTTCGGGATCAAATGGATCTAAAAGACGTGATTTTTCTGGGAGCAAGGATTTGTATGGACACCCCAAGCATAAGTTTGAATATGATAGAGAGAAATCTGTGCAAAAAAGATGGCTCCTCTTGTTACGTTACTCTCTGCAGAACCAGAGATACAGTATGTTGCCTTAAGAAATATCAACCTCATTGTCCAAGGCGGCCTACTATTCTCGCCCATGAAATTAAGGTTGGTCCATTTAATCTTGCCAACTCTAGTGACCCATATTGGGTGCATTATGAGTAAGAAAGGCATGCTTATTGATCTCGTCATTGCCAGGTGTTTTTCTGCAAGTACAATGACCCAATTTATGTGAAGATGGAGAAATTAGAAATCATGATAAAGCTTGCTTCGGACAAAAATATTGACCAGGCATGGAAACTGGAGCATTTAACCTGTTGAATTTGCTTGTTTACTCAAAATGGTTAACTTTATGTTGTCTTATTAACTAAATGCTGCAGGTTCTGCTGGAATTCAAGGAGTGTGCTACAGAAGTAGATGTCGATTTTGTTAGAAAGGCAGTCCGTGCTATTGATCGCTGTGCAATCAAGTTGGAGAGAGCAGCAGAGCGATGCATCAGTGTTTTGCTGGAGCTGATTAAGATTAAAGTCAATTATGTGGTTCAAGAAGCCATTATTGTTATTAAGGACATATTCAGAAGATATCCTAACATGTTAGTCTTGATATCTGTAATTTTTGGAGTACGTGAACTAAAAAGCAGTTCCATTCATCTCTTAATTctgttttcaacttttttatgttCTACAGCTATGAGTCCATCAATGCTACCCTATGTGAGAGCTTAGACACTCTTGATGAGCCAGAGGCCAAGGTACTCTTTAAAGTATCATTACTCTTTTAGTGTAACAACCATGTTATATGGACACTGTACATTTAAGCTTCCTTGATTCATTCTACTCAAATTTTAACCACCTTGTGCCTCTCCTTTTTTCACTTGGCAGTCATCAATGATTTGGATTATTGGCGAATATGCAGAAAGAATTGACAATGCTGATGAGCTGCTAGAGAGCTTTCTGGAGAGTTTCCTGAAGAGCCTTCACAAGTCCAGTTGCAATTATTGACAGCGACTGTCAAATTATTTTTGCAGAAGCCAACTGAAATGCTGCAAGCAACGAGGTTTTGCAAGCTGCTTTATCTGGGCATGCCCTCCTCTAAAAGGGAAGATTACAAGAATAAAAAACTGCGGAAATGGTTTGTCCCATTTACCTTTCTCCTTCTACTTTGATTCTAATGACAAGTATTTTTCAGGTAGAAAGTCTAATGGGATCTGATAAGATGTTATCAACCAAGACAAGAAACAGAAACGGTAACACAACGGAATCAAATGacttaattatttcattttttcttataaGATTTTCAACCGAGAACCAGAATCATGacttaattatttcatttcttatGTTTTCTGCCAAATGGTTAGGAAGAAGATAATATCCTTGTGCAATGGCTATTAGCGATTGATTGGATTCCTACCATATTTATAAGGAGTTTTAAAAGGAAAGTCTTCCTAATATTAATCGGAGATTCAACTTTCCTATAACAACTTATTTGAGGCAAAACATACTCGACTAATGGAAACTCAAATTGATGGATGGGTGGTAGAAATTATGAGAAGCATCAACCTCTGCGATGCTGAAGCAATTGGATTTTTTCAACTAGATCCAGGCGAACGGGTATACTGGCTAGAATAGTCCTCCTGGAGATATGTTTAACGGTCAGCTTGCATTAGTAAGAGTATAAGAGGAGGTTTCGAAGCTGAAGGAAGAGAATCCGCATTCAAGGGAATTGAAGCTTTTAATTCCAAAGTATGAAGAATATCTTGTCATCTTATATTTTCGTCTCTATGAGCATTATTGTGTAATTATTTAGAGTTTAAGAGTGTGCAAAAAGTTATACAAACAAGCTTGAGTGCTTAGAGGTCATATCTTGTAACATTTAATCGGTTCTTATCAGTAAATTCTAGTTAATAGGTTGTAGTGCAAGAGAGGTTTCTCACAAACTCACTGATGCCCACCCATTGAAGCCAATCTTTCACATAAGTGTTAGCCTAGCTTCTCATGACCACATATCAATTATTATTGTCACGACCTAAATTTAGAgtgcaccacctagggtttaggctaatggactactaagtatTAAACTTAGCTCAAGCTCTCCTAAACCcatactaattcgcgacttaggttcaagttttaagcatgcaaatgaattttatctaggagtcaccactaatcagtttatgataggtcgattagacacctatgggagaattattttactcctacgaatcagATACTTTAGGTAcggagacttggttacactagagttctataatgccatttcggtactatttctttttattttcgaaaaatgtttttacatgcagcttggatttattttaacctaaattagtATCATGCAATAGGGTAATTACGCGAgtgctcaatcattattaaacactcaataaattaaataaattgcaccaagaaataaatacacaaaaaaaacaattattttttgggttttttttttaatcttgaaaTCGGAATTTTACCACATAATATGCACTTAAACTATGTGACTTAATTTTACTATAagaaattaaatgaacctattaTGCCAATTAATTagcatgcacctaatattttttttatttt
The window above is part of the Eucalyptus grandis isolate ANBG69807.140 chromosome 6, ASM1654582v1, whole genome shotgun sequence genome. Proteins encoded here:
- the LOC104431100 gene encoding beta-adaptin-like protein C: MEKLEIMIKLASDKNIDQVLLEFKECATEVDVDFVRKAVRAIDRCAIKLERAAERCISVLLELIKIKVNYVVQEAIIVIKDIFRRYPNIYESINATLCESLDTLDEPEAKSSMIWIIGEYAERIDNADELLESFLESFLKSLHKSSCNY